The genomic segment GAACACACGGCGGATGACGAAACGGCTGAGAATGGCTGAGTGAAGGAACTGGATCATGTCGAACTCGCGTGGCAGACGATCACGTAACAACGACCATGGCGGGTGGTGGTGGTTTTGGGGTGTCTTTATTTTTTTGACCGTCGCTTCCAAAGGACGCATCTTTGGCAGCAGTTCAGCAACCGTTGTTTTCTTTGGTATTTTGGTCGTGATGAGTTTGATCCATTTTGCCAGTACATTCGCTAACGGGGGCGGAAGGCAAAATGGCAACTCGGTATCGGCTCGTCTTGCCCGTGACATCCAACGCCGCGCCGAAGAGGAAGCAGACCGCCAGCGGTTCACCGCCCAAGCCCGCCGACAGATGAACACAGAGTACGATCCGACAGACCTTGAGCGCGAAAAAATGACCCCCGCCGAGGTTGGTAAGCGTGCCATGCGCCGCGCCGGAAACCGCCCCGACACATGGGAGTTGACCCTTGATGATATTGGCTTGCTTGCCTATCACGGGGACACCACGCCCGATCTGGTGCGCCTTGCCCCAGTCCCTACGGATGCGCAGCAGATTCGCCCCTTTTTGGTGATCTCGCTGCCCTACCAACGCGGGCGGGGAACGATCACCTTCGCCATCCACGACGAAGCGGGCGAGGAACGCTACACCTACAAGCAGCTTTATGAATTGAAACAGGGACAAAATTTCGTCACCACCAAAACATGGCTGCCGCTGCCCACGAATCGCAGTGGGGGGCGTTGGTCGGTGCGGGTGAGCATTGGCGAAACGGTATTCGCCGTCCATGAATTCATCGTTCGTCCCGCCTATGATGGGCAGATCAAGGAATTTATCAAGGAAGACGGCGAGATTGATCCCTGGCTGACCCATGCCGTTGAGCGCGAACGGTTGAATGGCGGCATGAGCCTTGACGAACTGCTGATGACGAATACCAATGATGCAGAAGAAGAAACGACTGCCTCTGCCCTTCATTAATTCTGACGATCTAGAACGAGACAACCGACGACAGCACAGGAGATGAACCCAATGACCGTTTGGTGGGGGACACGAGAGAACGTATCGGCGCGGCTGCGCCTAGAAGTAGAGGCGATGCGTGCCGCCTTTGCCGACACCTTCCGCCTTGTTGTCAAGCCCGGGCAAAACTTGTATTGGCTTGGCACGGTGGAGATCAACCTGAAAAACATCCCACAGCGGGAACACGCCCTGAAAATTCTCTATCCGGCAAGCTACCCAGACCGTCCGCCAGAAGCCTATGTGGTGAAACCGCAGATTTACAGCGAGAAGCACCAGTTTGAAGATGGGCAGCTTTGCCTCTTTAACCCAAAAGATGGCGAAACCTATGGGTGGAATCCCTCGCGCTCTACAGCAGTGACGGTAGCCGCGTGGGGCGTCCAATGGCTGTACGCCTATTATACATGGCGGGCAATTGGGACGTGGCCCGGCATTGAAGAACGGGTGAAGTGACGCGCCATGTTTCGGAGTTTATTCGGCGTGAATCCAGATCGCCTTCCTCGCGTCAGTGTTGCTCAGCGGGTGATTGATAAGATCGTCGCCAATGCGTTGATCTATGACACAGAGACGGGTGAAGTCCTTTTTGGGTTCACCCTCCCTAGCGCCGAGCGCGCCGAGCCAGATATGATCGTCCTTGACACCATTCCCCCTGACGACAGCGCGATCCGTTTGGGAGCGATGTTTGAACAGGGCGACGAATGGCAAAATGCGATCTTCAATTGGTATGAGGACAACTGGCGGCTGTGCCTTCAACGGGGTCTAGACGCTGCCGGAAAGCCGATCCAGCCGACGCTGCGCACCTCCCTAACCCATCTGGGAAATTGGCATAAACACCCCGGCACCTACACAATTCCCTCTGAGGGGGATTTGGCAACGGCGCTCGATGATCTTGCCGATCCAGAGATGGGAGCGCCGCAGCTGCTGGTGTTTTTGGCGACGGTTTGGGAAAAACTGCCCGAAATGCCGCCGCTTGAGGAACTGCTTGGAGAGGACGACACGAATGAGGAAGAAGAACCTTCCCCAACGCTTTTGAATCGCCTCTCCTCTCGCCTTCACACGCTTCGGGAGCGCTTTGCCAACGATTATGATGATGAGTTTGACGCGCACGGCGAGCCAGAGGCGGGCGATTGGCTGATCATTCCGATCAATGACACACGGTGGGTGCGCATTGATTTTTGGTATATCAGCCGCACTATCCGCCGCTTTGTGCGGGTACATCCGCTTGTGCTGCCCAATGAATCGCTGCCTGTCTTAAACAGCATTGGCTGGCACTTGGCAAACCCAGAACGGGTGCGCCTTGAGCGGGATACCCTTCGGGCGCAAAAATTTACCCCAGATTTCAAGCAGTATGATACGGATGGTGTCCCGCCCCTTGAAATTTGCAGTTGGGTGTGGCGTCCGCCTAGTCCGTACATCCTGTTTTTGGTGACGGATGCCGATTATCCGGCACGCCGTCCGCTGGTGCGGATCACCCCCGTCGCCTTGTTAAAAGCGTTAGCCAATGAACCGGAATTATTCCGCAAATTGTGGGAGGCATCAAAGCCCGTCCCCGCCTCTGCCTATCCAACATGGGCATGGACACCCGAACGCACCCTTGCCGATTTAGCAGCAGCAGTGGAAGCAAACCTCCTAGAAGGAAAGATGGCATGACGGCACGAGCAGATTGGGATCGTGTGGAGCGGCTTTTGGGAAAGGAATCCCTTGCCCAATTGGCACAGAAAAAAGTGGCGGTGGTTGGGTTGGGATCGGGGGGCGGGTTTGTTGCCCTTGCCTTAGCAATGAGCGGCGTTGGCGGGTTTGTTCTCATCGATGACGACACGGTAGAGGCGACGAACATCGTCCGCCATGTTGCCGATATGCGCGATGTAGGGCGTCCGAAGGTCGAGGCAGTGGCAGATTTGATCCACGCCCGCAACCCCGCCGCCCATGTGGAGGCGATCAGCGGGCGTTTGGAACAGCACGCGGCGAAACTTGCCGAAGTGGACTTGGTGATCGTCGGTGTGGACGGGGAATTGGTGAAGTATGAGATCAATTCCCTGTGCCGCCAATATGGAAAAACCGCCCTTTATGCCGGCGTTTATGAGCGGGGCGAAGGCGGCGATGTGACGATCATTCAGCCGAACAGTGGTCCCTGCTATGCGTGTTGGGCGCGGCAGCTTCGTGAGGATATTGCCGAGGCAACCGCCCGCGAGACGACGAACGCCCCCGCTGAAGACCTCGATTACGGGATGATCAGTGACGAAGGGACGATTGAAGCCGAACCCGGACTGTATCTTCACGTCGTCCGTGTAGCAAGCGCCCAAGCAGATATGGCGCTGAACACCCTCTTAGCCGGACAGCCGCAGCACCGCCCTTATCCGGCGAATACGGTGATCCTTGCCAATGTTGCTATGGAGATCATGGATGGGGTGACTCTTGCCCCTTACAGCGCCCAGTGGGTGAACATCCCCCGCGATCCATCGTGTTTGGTCTGTGGGACGCCAGCACTCACAGCCCTTTCACTGGATGCGGTGGCGGGCAGTTTGATCGGCGACGAGGAAGACGAAAACGAGGAAGGAACAATGGCGGCGGGCGTCTCTTGACACCCTCCGCCCAAACCTACCGAGCAGTCCGTCAGAAAGATTTCTAAAAGAACCCCTTTTCCCGCTTGCCGGGAAAGGGGGTGAACAGCCTCTCTCCGTTTATAGGGATGGACAAGGGGTGCGGTTGTGAAATGACTTATACCTTCTTGGTGGTCTACTCGTGACGATGTGCCGCACATGTTCGAGTCACGGACGGAAAATCCAGGCTTGGGTGGTTGCCTCAATATTGTAATCGTAGCCGCCCACAATCAGCACCGTCCCATTTCCCAACACCGTTGCCGTGCCATAGAACCGATCTGTATCGAACGATCCGTTCAACAGTTCAAAGGCGCCTGTTTGCGGGTTATAAAGTTCCAGATTTCGCGCCCCGTAAGAAATGAGCGGCTGCCCATTGGGGAGAATGACCACGGCATCAGCATTCCGAAAGCGCGTTGACCACATGCTTCCCGCCGGAATGAACACGCCTGTTTTCACATCATAGATTTCAGCGCTGGCATAAACGCCATTCCAATCCCGTTCATCGGCGCCGCCCGTGATCAGGACATTGCCATCGGGCAGCAGCGCCGCCGCGTGCTTTTGCCGCGCAACGGACATTGACCCTGTAACCGTGAAGCGGTTCGTTGCCGGGTCGTAAATTTCGGCGGTGGCGAAGATTTGGTTGTTGCCCCGCGCCCGCACCTGCCCACCGACAATCAACACGCGCCCATCTTGGAGCAGCGTCGCCGTGTGGTTATAGCGAGAGATGGTCATCATCCCAATGTTCGTGAAGGTGAAGGTGGCGGGGTCGAAGATTTCCGCGCTTTGCAGAATACCCGTCCCGTAGCCACCCGTGATCAACACGCGACCATCCTTGAGAACAGTTG from the Anaerolineales bacterium genome contains:
- a CDS encoding ThiF family adenylyltransferase, translating into MTARADWDRVERLLGKESLAQLAQKKVAVVGLGSGGGFVALALAMSGVGGFVLIDDDTVEATNIVRHVADMRDVGRPKVEAVADLIHARNPAAHVEAISGRLEQHAAKLAEVDLVIVGVDGELVKYEINSLCRQYGKTALYAGVYERGEGGDVTIIQPNSGPCYACWARQLREDIAEATARETTNAPAEDLDYGMISDEGTIEAEPGLYLHVVRVASAQADMALNTLLAGQPQHRPYPANTVILANVAMEIMDGVTLAPYSAQWVNIPRDPSCLVCGTPALTALSLDAVAGSLIGDEEDENEEGTMAAGVS